The window TGCCCGCTATGTATTTGCATTTCGGATCCTGGACACTATATTACGTGATGCCTTCGAAAATGTCTTGTATAAAAATAATCCAATAGCCCGAGCCAagctgccttttcctttgtctcaGTTTGGCGCTGATGgagctctgctgcagcttgttgCTGAGAAACTAAGCTGCTAATATCGGGTGCCTGAATCTACCCAAGCTAAGAGCTAAAAGAACTGTTGGAGGTGCAGATGACGTCTTGCACTAAAAAAGAGACCACATGCACTCATTTGTTGCCTGAATTCTTCAAAGACATAAAAGTGATGGCGAAATTCGAACCAGTTATACAATGCAAAGAACATTAATCAGCGGGTGCTCTATTCCTATTATTCTATAGGTTACTGAACTTGACATCAAAAACATCGACATAAGAATACAGGGTAACAATCCGTCCAACGCCAACCCTTTCACTCAATCCGCAACAACCCGCTTAAACACAACATCTACCTCCTCACGGCCAACTCTCACCTCGGCCCTCAAGTCGCCACCCTTATCAAGAGTTTCTTGCTGCACCAGCTCTCCATTCACAAACACAGTCCATTCACCTGCCGGCAAATTGGTCGCCACAGGAGTTGCAGTGACTATTCTCCCATCCcacgtcttcatcgtcagcaCCAAAGCGCTCTCTTCGCTGTCCCAAACGCCTCGCAGACAGTCAATGCCCTGGCCCAGCTCGATGCCATCAATCCACGGCTGTGTCGCCGCATGGCCTCGCTTTCGTGGATTGTCCcacatcttcttctgtccGTCAGGCACATTGAGACGCGCATATCCAATCGCCGCATTGCCAGAGAAGGGGTCCATGTGCGTCCACTCGCCAGCGTCGTTCGTTCGGTCGTCGTTTCTGGGATAAAAGAGGCCGCCGTTTTCCCACGTAGGCTGTAGATGCTTGTCGGCGTACTTGAGCAAAccatccagctcctcctgctTGCCTAGTTCTGATAGCCATTGAACAACATAACCAAACGTTGGTTTAGAGAAAGGGAATGATGGCGGCAGGACAGCGGCATTGGCTCGAGCCCGAGCAAGGACAGCAGCGTCGTTCTTGTTTGCGTTCTCTGTATCAACAAGTTTCCGGTATTCAAGGGCGATTTTCTCTTCGTGGAGTTGCACCTCGCCAtcaatggtggtgatgaaacCATATGACTGCGAGTCATACAGTGACCTCACAGTCTCTGAGTTCCACGTATTCATATAGGCGTTTGCCCTTGGGGAAAAAGTGTTAGTAACTGGTAGAAATAACACACTTTTAGGAGATAGAATGAGCGGCACTCACCATGCAGTCCAGCCAATATTTCTCGGGGCCAGTGTTCTATCCTGCCGAAGAAAATACCAGTCGACGTATAAGCCGCTTGAATCAACCATGCCCTTCTCATCCCAAGCCGCCTTATACTTTTCCAAAACCCTTTCAGAGACGTCGGTGCCGTCTCTGGCGTCGTTGTATCTCATAGCGATAATCTGTTGTCACAGCCTCTCAGCTATTGGCCACTCTCATACAGCGCATCCGTAGGGACAAACTTACAGGAAACTGGTTGCAAACCACAAATACCAAATTTGGCTCACAGCAGACGCCAATCCAGCCattcctctccatctcacGAATAATGGCTTCTTGTAGGCTGCGATTATCATAGCAAAACGTCTCCGGCCCAAGTCCAAAAAACAGAGGATCCCAGACAAACGACAGGGATTCCCCCTTCTCGaattcatcatcgtcaaagAGCATGCCGTATAGACTGGTCATCATCAAGAGATGGCCGCTATACATGATATTTTCTTTCACTACAGGATCTGCCCAAGGCGTCCTCAGTTGCGTTCGGCCAGGATCTGTCCGATTTCCTGAAAGGCTAGTTGTGAACCAGTAAGCCCAAACTTCACGCCGCAACATCTTGTGAATTAGACGGCGCAAGAGAATCTTGTATGTGCTTCTCAGCGCAGGCGTGCGATGATAATGAGCGGCTCCAACGCCGTAAGCCATGATGGCGAGCTGGTAGCGGTAGGCATCTAGAAATTCCTGCATCGGCTCCTGAGTGCCCATGTGATGCCATTCGCCATCCATCTGGCTAACTAGATTATGGTAATGCCGCAAGTGTCCTACTTGGACCGCATCGAGCTTCTCATACTTGGATAGGTCGAGGGATAGCCTCGGCCCTGGTTGTGTGCCCATGGTGACGGCAACAAGGCtaaagaggaggatgaggtgTGCCGTTCAAGCAAGTGCCCAAGTTAATACGGGTTCGACAGTCCTACTTCCCACATTCCATTCAAACTTCGACTTCTCCCTGTATAGGTAGTCGCAGCATGAAAGTACACAAGTGCTGAACACAACACTAACAATGTAAGACTCATTGCTCCCACCGTCTTCATTTATATCTCCTACTTAGCCCCCATattgcttctcttttttttttccgccgCAATGCTCACTAACTACAAAGCCATGTCTAAGAAATTACACATCTCCGATACCCTCAGATCCCTCGCGTCACCGAACGCCACCAAGCCACCGCCAAGCCAGTCACCAACAGGCCTTTGTCATCCGGGGCGTACAAAACTGAAATACCGTCACATCATGCCGGGTGTGTGTACTTCAACTTTGTATGTTATCCTCGGAAATGCTTCCGTCGGtctatattttcttcaggTCTTCCAGGAACCATCATCATGGAACATCCGATTTGCGCTAGGAATCTCACCGGCTTACCACCGAATCAAGACAAATTAAGCCATCATGTGTCTATAACCGTCGTAATTTCCGTGCAAGGGGGATATTCCCCATCGTCGCGGCCGGTTCATGGAATCGGCAGTTCTGGACAGTTCGATACCCTCGAAGCGAAGTCCAGCGGAGCCTAGAATGGTAGGGTTCGCATGAAACATGCACACACGTCCGAACAATATAAATAGCGGCGGACAAGCTACTGTGATACGGTGTCGTGTGTGCAGCTATTTTGCTCTGTGTACGTGATTATTATTTGAGTTTTCTTCCTTTGAGCTCCTAAAATGGCAAACTGCTTCCAAAAACTAGGTGCTGATATAATTGAAGTCAAGTCTTACCAACTGACAGAACCATCCCTCTTCCAGCTAGTGGCATATAACAATAACTCAAATTCTGTTCTTGCGTGGTTAGTGGCATTGTTGAACTACGCGCCCAGTTGGTGGCAAATTCGAGCCAAGCACTGTCTTGTCCCCTGATTCAAGGTGACTAAAAACCAAAGTAACTTCTTTGATGTTAGGGCTGTGACTTCTCCATATCAAGGATACGGATAATTAGATGCCTTGTGTAGATGTCGGCTTCTGGAGCACTCAACAGGAGCATTACTATCAATTGACTCGCAGATTGCATACCGACATATAAAGATAGCAGCTTCGAATCTTCCCAGATCTACTAACCCACACGTTATACAATAGTAAACAACAAATTCTCTCGGCCCAAGGGCTGTGCGAATTGCAAATGAAAGTCCTCTGCAACGCGTTTCGACTAGCTCTCTCACATAGGTAGGTAATAATGCATCTGCATGTGTGGCAAGAAGTTTCATTAGAAGTTGTCCTAATCTAATACCTGAAAAATGACAAGTCGCCTCGAAATAAGTATCCCACTAGAACATCTCTTCTAATACATCCCCATCGCTTGATCCATACGCTTATGTGCGGGTGGATACAATGGCAGAACAAGAATCAACAACTGTCAATAGACTTGTTCACTGGCAGTTGGTAGTTGGGCTATGTTCTAACAATGCCGTGACGTGAGCTTTTTGGCTCGATCTCTTTTGATCATCATCACTCTTGCACCACTTATAGGTGTCGAAGTCAAATCGCGGCTCCTTTTAGCTCCTTTATCCTCCGTATGCGTTACCATATTCCCATAGCAAGCTCCCCCATCGATCCACTTTCTAGAGCAGATAGAACAGAAGACATATGCCGATTGATGTCCGAATGGGTTGATCTATGCACTCTGGAGCCAAATGACCCTGTTTGCAGGTTGGCTTTATGTGCTGTATAAGGATATTATGCAACCGTGCCTGCTTCACATTGATCTTTTAGagaagctgaggctgaggacgCGGTTGAAGGGGAAGGGCCCGCCGTTTGAGGGATACAGTCTTCTCTGGGTAGCCTCAACTCCGGAATAGGGGTAGTATGAAGACTGTTAGCCAGCATATGAGCAGGCATTGGTTGATTAAGCAGGGAATGTGCCAAAGTGTTTTGCAAATCAATCGATAAAGAATTATCTTGCGGAAGCCGAGGCAGAAATAGCCCTATGCGCTCATAGCCAAGGTCATTATCAAATGTAAATtcggctcttttttttccatccgTACCTTGCATGTCTTGGCTATATGCTGTTTCGAAATTCAGCGCTTCACTGGGCATTTCCAAGTACCCAACATTATCGCTTCCTTCTTCGTCTCCAAGCTCATGCAAGCCAAATCTTTGGCCCAGGTAAGATGATTTACCTGGCATGTGGCCCTGGGCGTGGACGTTGGataattttctttcattGTGTCCTATTTCCGGGAAAGGTTCTTGTTGTCCAAGTCGATACATATCAAGCATGCCGAGGCCCATACCGTTCAACCACTCAAAATATGCATCCGAATCATTAACAGTCTCCATTGtgccggtgctggtgctccCAGAAGTAGAGCGACTGCTGCCGCTCTGTATACTAGATTTCCGCTGCCCATGTCGAAGGGGCCGATTGGTTATAATCCTATGGACATTTTCTGTCGAAGATTTGGTCAGCCCTGCATTGGTTCGGCTATGCTTTCTTCTCGGCGAGTGAGCGTGCGATTCAGTGTCGTCAGAAGGGTAGACGGGGACCATCATCGATGTGGCAACTGGAATTCGTCTCCACATTGATGGGTTTGGCCAGGCGATGCCGGAAGCTTCAAGAATTT is drawn from Trichoderma asperellum chromosome 4, complete sequence and contains these coding sequences:
- a CDS encoding uncharacterized protein (EggNog:ENOG41), giving the protein MGTQPGPRLSLDLSKYEKLDAVQVGHLRHYHNLVSQMDGEWHHMGTQEPMQEFLDAYRYQLAIMAYGVGAAHYHRTPALRSTYKILLRRLIHKMLRREVWAYWFTTSLSGNRTDPGRTQLRTPWADPVVKENIMYSGHLLMMTSLYGMLFDDDEFEKGESLSFVWDPLFFGLGPETFCYDNRSLQEAIIREMERNGWIGVCCEPNLVFVVCNQFPIIAMRYNDARDGTDVSERVLEKYKAAWDEKGMVDSSGLYVDWYFLRQDRTLAPRNIGWTAWANAYMNTWNSETVRSLYDSQSYGFITTIDGEVQLHEEKIALEYRKLVDTENANKNDAAVLARARANAAVLPPSFPFSKPTFGYVVQWLSELGKQEELDGLLKYADKHLQPTWENGGLFYPRNDDRTNDAGEWTHMDPFSGNAAIGYARLNVPDGQKKMWDNPRKRGHAATQPWIDGIELGQGIDCLRGVWDSEESALVLTMKTWDGRIVTATPVATNLPAGEWTVFVNGELVQQETLDKGGDLRAEVRVGREEVDVVFKRVVAD
- a CDS encoding uncharacterized protein (EggNog:ENOG41), whose translation is MRFDDWDILLFPRDCKVPVKEFKVACHAIHDTEFFNSHGSFGLPTVCGFIPSLAAGTPFQISIHSWSAPSVSQFTRCYSKYGECANFEARVFIDGQLVASASLDRESDWPHVIIHSFGVSKSGDLEPLRFPSFRQELLRQNHWNPADDFGRIKIVISEGFPRDSLSMPIERVKNVVAFSFQHAPLEILEASGIAWPNPSMWRRIPVATSMMVPVYPSDDTESHAHSPRRKHSRTNAGLTKSSTENVHRIITNRPLRHGQRKSSIQSGSSRSTSGSTSTGTMETVNDSDAYFEWLNGMGLGMLDMYRLGQQEPFPEIGHNERKLSNVHAQGHMPGKSSYLGQRFGLHELGDEEGSDNVGYLEMPSEALNFETAYSQDMQGLFLPRLPQDNSLSIDLQNTLAHSLLNQPMPAHMLANSLHTTPIPELRLPREDCIPQTAGPSPSTASSASASLKDQCEAGTVA